CCACCTCGCGGCTCTTGTTCACCTGGTACGGCAGCTCGGTGACGATGAGGGCGTCGCGCCCGCTGCGCACCTCCTCTTCGTGCATCTTGGCGCGCATGACGACGCGGCCCCGGCCCGTGTGGTAGGCCTCGTAGACGCCCGCGTAGCCGTAGATGATGCCGCCGGTCGGAAAGTCCGGCGCCGGGACGTGCTCCATCAGGTCGTCGATCTCGATCTCCGGATCGTCGATGTAGGCCACTGTCGCGTCGATCGTCTCGCCCAGGTTGTGGGGCGGGATCTTCGTGGCCATGCCCACGGCGATGCCGTCGGCCCCGTTCACGAGCATATTGGGGAACGCGGCGGGAAGCACCGTCGGCTCCTCCATCGTCCCGTCGAAGTTTTCCTGCGTGTCGACCGTCTCCTTGCCGATGTCGGTCAGCATCTGCTCGGCGATCCGCGTCATGCGGGCCTCCGTGTACCGCATGGCCGCCGCCGAGTCGCCGTCGACGGAGCCGAAGTTGCCCTGCCCGTCGGCCAGGGGGTACCGCATGGAGAAGTGCTGGGCCATCCGCACGAGCGTGTCGTAGACCGACGAGTCGCCGTGCGGGTGGTACTTTCCGAGCACCTCCCCCACGATGCGGGCGCTCTTCTTGTAGTTGGCACCCTGAGTGAGGCCGAGCTCGTGCATGCCGTACAGGACGCGGCGGTGCACTGGCTTCAGCCCGTCGCGCACGTCCGGAAGCGCGCGGCTCACGATCACCGACATCGAGTAGTCGATGTAGGAGGACTTCATCTCCTCCTCGATGTTAATCGGGATCACGCGGCTGTCGTCGGCTTCCATGGTGTGGGAGGACGGCTGGTACGAAAACGGTGACGAAAACGAATGCCTGAAACAGAGGCTCAAACGATGGAGCCTCAAGCCATAAAACATACGGAATTACGGGCAGAAGTGCCACCAGCATGCCCCTCAGAAACCACCTCCACCGGCTTTTGACAGGAACGAGGGGGCCGTTGACGGAAGGAGGCTGAGATCGTACTTTAGGACGGATCAACCCTCTCCACGACGCACCTCTTTCCGCATGACGCCTCATCTTCTCCTCCGCGGCGGCACGCTTCTCCGGCCCGAGCCCGAAACGACCCAGGACGCCGATCTGCTCATCCGGAACGGCACGATCGCAGCGATCGGAAGCGACCTCGACGCAGGAGACGACGTGTCGGTGTACGACGCGTCGGGCCTGTTCATCTCGCCGGGGTGGATGGACATGCACGTCCACTTCCGAGAGCCCGGCTACGAGCACAAAGAAACCATCGCCACCGGAAGCCGGGCGGCCCTCGCGGGTGGGTTCACGGACGTGGCCTGCATGCCCAACACCGATCCGCCCCTCCACACGCGTGATGTGGTCGAGTTTGTACGGGAGCGGGCCGAGGACACGCCGGTGGGCGTGCACCCCATCGCGTGCGTTTCGAAGGAGCGGGCCGGCGACGAGATTGCCGAGATGGCCGACCTGCGGGCGGGCGGGGCCGTTGCCTTTAGCGACGACGGGGCACCCGTGCCGACGGCGGGGCTGATGCGGCGGGCGCTGGAGTACAGCAGCATGCTCGACCGCCCGATCATCAACCACATGGAGGAGGAGACCCTCAATCCGAGCGGGCAGATGCATGAGGGCGCGGTGTCGGCGCGGCTTGGGCTCGACGGCATTCCGGCCGCGTCCGAAGACGTGATGATTGCCCGCGACATTGAGCTGGCGGCCCTCACCGGGGGCGCCCTTCACGTGGCGCACATCTCGACCGCCCGGGGCGTGGAACTCGTGCGGCGGGCCAAGGCCCACGGCGTGTCCGTCACAGCCGAGGTGTGCACCCATCACCTGACGCTCACGGACGGAGCGGTGGAGGCGTCTCAGTTCGACACGAACACGAAGATGCATCCGCCCCTCCGCTCACCGGCGGACGTGGCGGCCCTGAAGGACGGCCTGGCCGACGGCACCATTGACGCGATCTGCACCGACCACGCCCCCCACGCATCCTACGAGAAGCAGGTTGAGTTCGCCCACGCTCCCTTCGGCATCCTCGGCCTCGAAACAGCGTGGGGCCTCATCGGGCGCGAACTGATCGAACCGGGCGTGCTCTCCGTGGAGGAGGCGGTGCGGAAGCTGACCGTGGCCCCGCGCCGCATCCTGCGCCTCGACGGGTTGGGCCTCGCAGAGGGCGTCCCGGCGCGGCTCACGGTTTTCGACGCGTCGACCGAGTGGACCTTCACGGAGGACGACATCCGGTCGAAGAGCGAAAACACCCCGTTCACGGACGCCGAGATGGTGGGGCGGCCCTGGGCGGTCTACAGCGATGGGCAGTTCGTGGAGTGTGGGGGGACGTAGTGGCACGGTTCTGCCGGGCATGAGCAGGGCGCCACTTCTAAAGGATCGTCCGGGCGCTCGTCTTCGTATCGGGTTCTTGTCTTCGCATCGTTCTGTTTTTCGTCCGTCTCCGGCCCCACTGTGTCTTCCGAGTCTCTACAGGTTGGCGTCGTCCTCGGCGGGGTGGCGCCCGAGCACGAGGTGTCGGTCATCACGGCGCTGCAGGCCGCCGCGGCCCTCGACCGCGACCACTACACCCCCGTTCCCATTTACGTGGCGAAGGACGGCACGTGGTACACCGGGGACGCCCTGCTGGAGGTCGAGTCGTACCGCAACCTGGACGCCCTCCGCGAAGAGGCGCTGCCCGTGGCGCTCGCACCGACGCCCCACGGGTCCCTCGAACTGCTCGAAGACCGTGGACCGGGCGCCCTAAAGCACCTCCAGCGGCCCGCGCTGCGGCGTCGGATCGACGTCATGCTGCTGGGACTGCACGGCGGCCCCGGCGAGAATGGAGGGGTGCAGGGCCTCTGCGAGGCATTCAACGTGCCCTACACCAGCGCCGGTGTGTTTGGCTCCGCCCTCGGCATGGACAA
This window of the Salinibacter grassmerensis genome carries:
- a CDS encoding dihydroorotase, with the translated sequence MTPHLLLRGGTLLRPEPETTQDADLLIRNGTIAAIGSDLDAGDDVSVYDASGLFISPGWMDMHVHFREPGYEHKETIATGSRAALAGGFTDVACMPNTDPPLHTRDVVEFVRERAEDTPVGVHPIACVSKERAGDEIAEMADLRAGGAVAFSDDGAPVPTAGLMRRALEYSSMLDRPIINHMEEETLNPSGQMHEGAVSARLGLDGIPAASEDVMIARDIELAALTGGALHVAHISTARGVELVRRAKAHGVSVTAEVCTHHLTLTDGAVEASQFDTNTKMHPPLRSPADVAALKDGLADGTIDAICTDHAPHASYEKQVEFAHAPFGILGLETAWGLIGRELIEPGVLSVEEAVRKLTVAPRRILRLDGLGLAEGVPARLTVFDASTEWTFTEDDIRSKSENTPFTDAEMVGRPWAVYSDGQFVECGGT